The nucleotide sequence GGGCTCCGGGAAAGTCCACCACGCTCCCAGTCTGCCGCTTGTGGCGCTGCACCGCCTCCAGGTTCAGCCCCTCGGGGTCGTAGATTCCGCCCTGAGAGTCGCTCACCGCCACCACCCGGGCCCCCATTTCGTGCAGCAGCCGGGCCGTGTGGTACCCCACGTTTCCAAATCCCTGCACCGCTACCCGAGATCCTTCCAGTCGCAGGCCCACTTCCTTCGCGGCCTCCCGGGCCACGAGCGCGCATCCCCGGCCCGTGGCATCCTCCCGGCCTACGGTCCCGCCCACGGAGGTGGGCTTCCCGGTCACCACGGCAGGAACGGAATAGCCCCGGTGCATGCTGTAGGTGTCCATGATCCACGCCATGACCTGTGGGGTTGTCCCCACATCCGGAGCCGGGATGTCGCTTTCGGGGCCCATCAGGATGGTGATCTCCGTGGCGTACCGACGGGTAAGCCGCTCGAGCTCCCCCGGAGAGAGTCGCTTAGGGTCGCACACCACCCCGCCCTTGGCTCCGCCGTACGGCAGCCCCGCCACCGCGCACTTCCACGTCATCCACATGGCCAACGCCCGAACCTCGTAGAGGGTCACGTCCGGGTGATAGCGGATGCCGCCCTTGGTGGGGCCGAGGACCGTGCTGTGGTGCACCCGGTAGCCGGTGAAGATGCGTACCGATCCATCGTCCATCTTCACGGGGAAGTTCACGGTGAGCTCCCGCCGGGGGTACATGAGGAATTCCCGGATGCCCCGTTTGAGGGGTACGTACCGAGCCGCCCGCTGGAACTGCTCCAGGGCCATCTCCCACGGGTCCTGCTGCGGTCGGAGAGTCGCCTGCATTCTCCCTCCTCAGCTCCTGGAATCCCCTGGAGAGTTTTTCTGCCTGTGCTCCAAGAACCCCTGGAGCGCGACCGCGTTGTTGTGCAGGGGGTCCCGGGCACTG is from Armatimonadota bacterium and encodes:
- a CDS encoding Glu/Leu/Phe/Val dehydrogenase; protein product: MQATLRPQQDPWEMALEQFQRAARYVPLKRGIREFLMYPRRELTVNFPVKMDDGSVRIFTGYRVHHSTVLGPTKGGIRYHPDVTLYEVRALAMWMTWKCAVAGLPYGGAKGGVVCDPKRLSPGELERLTRRYATEITILMGPESDIPAPDVGTTPQVMAWIMDTYSMHRGYSVPAVVTGKPTSVGGTVGREDATGRGCALVAREAAKEVGLRLEGSRVAVQGFGNVGYHTARLLHEMGARVVAVSDSQGGIYDPEGLNLEAVQRHKRQTGSVVDFPGA